Proteins encoded together in one Solanum lycopersicum chromosome 7, SLM_r2.1 window:
- the LOC101248592 gene encoding uncharacterized protein, with amino-acid sequence MDFELRRAREKLEQEQRERKLKAKLKLDREKKAKQEAIRQREAIEAVQRARRLDAAEAQAKATQQIEEELLAGRGVAFSRVLEAVPYEGAGDKIKLPPSCFTELSDQGAFDKGPLHFRLSVVHQSSLSDLKDAEQNKRTTHAGVLEFTADDGVVGLPSHIWSNLYPAVSPMVPMVEVCYVWLQKGTYAKLQPVEAGFSDIPNHKAVLETSLRQHATLSEGDVLTVNHGVLTYHLRVLELKPSSSVSVLETDIEVDVIGADPTAESTSQPVLQPLELGKLDSGVVAEGSYVYYKFQIGDDVWGKISSGDAEVEVKIESENQDGDTDLYVSRHPLLFPTQHQHGWSSHDIGSKALVLNSRDLGLGPGTYSIGIYGFKGTTKYKVSVSIRDKSNLKIGQQAVSSTLSADGDTVECQNCKHYIPSRSIALHEAYCRRHNIICQHTGCGVVLRRDEVENHVHCEECGLAFQKEEIEKHKKVFHVPLNCPCGIVLEKEKMVQHQSVECPLRLVTCRFCGDMVQAGTSAADVRDRLRGLTQHESVCGSRTAPCDSCGRSVMLKDMDIHQVAVHQKN; translated from the exons ATGGATTTTGAACTGAGAAGAGCGAGAGAGAAGCTAGAGCAAGAGCAGAGGGAGAGGAAACTCAAGGCTAAATTGAAATTGGACAGAGAGAAGAAAGCAAAACAAGAAGCTATTCGTCAACGTGAAGCAATTGAAGCTGTTCAGCGTGCTCGCCGACTTGATGCTGCTGAAGCCCAAGCTAAG GCAACCcagcaaattgaagaagaactGCTAGCTGGACGAGGAGTTGCATTCTCTCGTGTTTTGGAAGCTGTACCCTATGAGGGTGCTGGAGATAAAATTAAATTGCCACCATCTTGCTTCACTGAATTGTCTGATCAGGGTGCCTTTGACAAGGGACCTCTACACTTCAGGTTGTCTGTCGTTCACCAATCCTCTCTTTCGGACTTGAAGGATGCAGAGCAGAATAAGCGGACAACGCATGCTGGAGTCCTGGAGTTCACTGCAGATGATGGTGTTGTAGGGCTTCCTTCCCATATATGGAGTAACTTATATCCTGCAGTCTCGCCAATGGTTCCCATGGTTGAGGTGTGTTATGTCTGGCTCCAAAAAGGAACTTATGCAAAACTTCAGCCAGTTGAAGCAGGATTTTCTGATATCCCTAATCACAAGGCAGTTCTTGAAACAAGTCTTCGTCAGCATGCGACGCTTTCAGAAGGCGATGTACTTACTGTTAATCATGGTGTTCTGACATATCATTTACGTGTTCTTGAACTAAAACCTTCTTCGAGTGTGTCTGTTCTAGAAACAGATATAGAGGTTGATGTAATCGGTGCTGATCCAACTGCTGAGAGCACAAGTCAGCCTGTATTGCAACCTCTCGAATTGGGCAAGTTAGATTCTGGGGTGGTTGCAGAAGGAAGCTATGTATATTACAAGTTCCAAATAGGCGATGATGTCTGGGGAAAAATATCTTCAGGAGATGCAGAAGTTGAGGTAAAAATAGAATCAGAGAACCAAGATGGGGATACTGACCTCTATGTTTCCCGACACCCATTACTATTTCCTACACAGCACCAGCATGGTTGGTCATCTCATGACATCGGTTCAAAAGCTTTGGTCCTTAACTCCAGGGATCTCGGCCTTGGACCTGGTACTTACAGTATTGGCATCTATGGTTTCAAGGGCACAACCAAGTACAAGGTGTCAGTTAGCATACGAGACAAATCTAATTTAAAGATTGGACAGCAAGCCGTATCTTCCACATTGTCTGCTGATGGAGATACAGTAGAATGCCAAAACTGTAAACATTACATACCTTCCAGGAGTATAGCACTACATGAAGCTTACTGCAGGAGGCACAATATCATCTGTCAGCATACCGGTTGTGGGGTTGTTCTAAGGAGGGATGAGGTCGAGAACCATGTCCATTGTGAAGAATGTGGGCTAGCATTTCAGAAAGAGGAAATTGAGAAGCACAAGAAAGTATTTCACGTCCCACTGAATTGCCCTTGTGGAATAGtccttgaaaaagaaaagatg GTTCAACATCAATCTGTGGAGTGTCCCTTGAGACTTGTAACATGCCGGTTTTGTGGAGACATGGTCCAAGCAGGGACTTCAGCAGCAGATGTGAGGGATCGCTTAAGAGGACTTACACAGCACGAGAGTGTTTGTGGATCAAGAACCGCCCCTTGTGATTCATGTGGGCGTTCAGTTATGTTGAAGGATATGGACATACACCAAGTTGCAGTCCACCAGAAAAATTGA